A single genomic interval of Coccidioides posadasii str. Silveira chromosome 1, complete sequence harbors:
- a CDS encoding uncharacterized protein (EggNog:ENOG410PPRQ~COG:S~BUSCO:13526at33183) — MRHLQRIRSVASQLTHRTCVPATNTNVARWNSTTKPPSLPSPPLPPTSQHHDLPSFLAYAARTGLSSASTTYVGTHYEYTVLHSLRAYAIDLTRIGGRADSGIDLVGTWHLPSHPYPLRVIVQCKAFRNKLGPNLIRELEGTFAGAPVGWRGEGIIGVLVSPREATKGVRDALTKSRFPLMWILADLEDGAVRQVLWNGRASEVALEGLGVQVKHLMSSGEVKQKIVLTWDGEEVKGLDSNDDGKKP, encoded by the coding sequence ATGAGACACTTACAACGCATACGAAGCGTTGCCTCCCAGTTAACCCATCGTACTTGTGTACCGGCTACAAATACCAACGTTGCACGCTGGAACTCTACAACAAAACCCCCTTCCCTCCCCTCTCCTCCTTTGCCCCCAACCTCTCAGCACCATGATCTTCCCTCTTTCCTCGCATACGCCGCGCGAACCGGGCTCTCTTCCGCCAGCACAACTTATGTAGGCACTCACTACGAGTACACCGTCTTGCACTCACTTCGCGCCTACGCCATCGACCTCACTCGTATCGGCGGCCGCGCCGACTCCGGCATCGACCTCGTCGGCACCTGGCACTTGCCATCGCACCCCTATCCTCTCCGCGTCATTGTACAATGCAAAGCGTTCCGCAACAAACTAGGCCCCAATTTAATCCGGGAGCTGGAAGGGACGTTTGCAGGTGCGCCCGTCGGCTGGAGAGGAGAAGGGATAATAGGGGTGTTGGTCAGTCCACGGGAGGCGACGAAGGGGGTGAGAGACGCGTTGACAAAGAGCAGGTTCCCCCTGATGTGGATTCTGGCAGATTTGGAGGACGGTGCGGTTAGGCAGGTCTTATGGAATGGGCGAGCGAGCGAGGTGGCGTTGGAAGGATTGGGCGTACAAGTTAAACATCTGATGAGTTCCGGGGAGGTGAAGCAGAAGATTGTATTGACCTGGGATGGGGAGGAGGTAAAGGGACTTGATTCAAATGACGATGGCAAAAAGCCGTGA
- the SRB7 gene encoding RNA polymerase II mediator complex subunit (EggNog:ENOG410PP4I~COG:K~BUSCO:16692at33183), with translation MTKQNKPVATSLSSEPPQGARSSSVHVQNHRALWDQNPPNYPLQIAHHGALLSDEVFKFWLMADILTQLQTCLDQLATQFYATVAYLTTYHDHSPAIPPPNVPSAVPQLKKIPKNPPPAAPTSGTATNTPGAAGGPSGDTKDAAAGPSNAPQMQQQQQEQPPDAPPRPDSPNTFLMRQRELARDLIIKEQQIEYLISVLPGIKSSEAEQQERIKQLAEELRVVEEERSARRRELRRLGEKVDGLLGAVSRGTGISNSG, from the exons ATGACTAAGCAGAATAAGCCGGTCGCAACTTCGTTATCTTCGGAGCCGCCGCAAGGAGCTCGCAGCTCATCTGTACATGTGCAAAACCATAGAGCTCTCTGGGACCAAAACCCCCCTAATTATCCCTTGCAAATTGCTCATCACGGGGCTTTGCTGTCTGACGAAGTATTTAAATTTTGGCTCATGGCGGATATTCTCACCCAGCTTCAAACATGCCTTGACCAG CTCGCAACCCAATTCTACGCCACGGTTGCCTACCTAACAACCTACCATGATCACTCACCCGCCATCCCACCCCCCAATGTTCCCAGCGCGGTCCCACAGCTCAAAAAGATCCCTAAAAACCCTCCCCCCGCCGCTCCCACATCTGGCACTGCAACCAATACTCCCGGCGCCGCCGGTGGGCCATCTGGCGACACTAAAGACGCTGCTGCCGGACCGTCTAATGCTCCTCAAatgcagcagcaacagcaagaaCAACCGCCCGACGCCCCACCGCGCCCGGACTCACCGAATACATTCCTCATGCGCCAGCGCGAGCTGGCTCGTGATCTTATTATCAAAGAACAGCAGATTGAGTACTTGATTAGCGTTCTACCGGGGATTAAATCCAGCGAGGCGGAGCAGCAGGAGCGAATAAAGCAACTTGCGGAGGAGTTAAGAGTGGTTGAAGAAGAGCGGAGTGCAAGAAGGAGAGAGCTGCGGAGATTGGGAGAGAAAGTGGACGGGCTGTTGGGGGCGGTGAGTAGGGGGACAGGTATTTCGAATTCAGGCTAG
- a CDS encoding uncharacterized protein (EggNog:ENOG410Q5FK~COG:S): MANRAFRAPIRLLSLFFASILLYYCLRSFLISSTSPSISSSDLLFKHLVVASLKSDNTSWVGEHLPDWQAKVYVADDPKAQLTVPLNKGRESMVYLTYIIDHYNHLPDYMVFIHGLRYQWHNDDPIYDGVPILRNLRLPYVKSVGYAPLRCTWVPGCPAELHPLNPTEKGLPTRVAAERAYASAFKTLLPNESVPKEVGATCSSQFAVTRERVRRRRKSDYERMRRWLMNTDLEDEISGRIMEYAWHIIMGMPPVYCPPAGECYCITFGICKLNCNAARCDKRYVLPTYAQIPNGWPEHGGGENGWPTPGWNE; this comes from the exons ATGGCCAACCGAGCTTTTCGTGCTCCAATTCGTCTGCTCTCGCTCTTCTTCGCATCCATTCTGTTGTACTACTGCCTTCGATCATTCCTCATATCATCTACTTCTCcatccatttcttcttcagatctGCTGTTCAAGCACCTTGTTGTGGCGAGTTTGAAGTCAGATAATACATCATGGGTAGGAGAGCATCTGCCAGATTGGCAGGCAAAAGTTTACGTGGCGGATGACCCAAAGGCCCAGTTGACTGTGCCACTGAATAAAGGGAGGGAATCTATGGTGTATTTAAC ATATATAATAGACCACTATAATCATCTTCCAGACTACATGGTCTTTATACATGGACTGCGATATCAATGGCATAATGACGATCCAATATATG ATGGCGTACCGATCCTTCGTAACCTCCGTCTTCCATACGTTAAAAGCGTAGGGTATGCGCCTCTACGATGCACCTGGGTTCCTGGATGCCCAGCAGAGCTGCACCCTCTGAATCCAACCGAGAAAGGCCTTCCGACACGTGTAGCGGCGGAACGCGCTTATGCATCTGCATTCAAAACCTTGCTGCCGAATGAGTCCGTCCCAAAGGAAGTCGGTGCGACATGCTCGTCACAATTCGCAGTCACTCGCGAGCGAGTGAGACGGCGACGAAAATCAGACTATGAGCGAATGCGGCGATGGCTCATGAACACGGATCTTGAAGATGAAATAAGTGGCAGAATCATGGAGTACGCATGGCATA TAATCATGGGAATGCCGCCGGTTTATTGTCCGCCAGCAGGAGAATGCTATTGCATAACATTTGGCATTTGCAAGCTGAATTGCAACGCGGCACGATGTGACAAGAGATATGTCCTCCCAACATACGCCCAGATCCCAAACGGATGGCCCGAGCACGGCGGCGGCGAGAATGGGTGGCCCACCCCGGGCTGGAATGAGTGA